The DNA segment GAGTGGCGCGCGGACTCGCCTACGCCCATGCGAAGACCGGCCCGGATGGAAAGCCGCTGGGCATTGTGCATCGTGACGTCAGCTTTAAGAACATCATGATTGCTTTCGAAGGCGACGTTAAGCTGACTGATTTCGGTATTGCCAAAGCGCGCGGATTTCTGACGGATCAAGAAGGCGAAGTCGTCGCGGGCAAGGCTGATTACATGAGCCCCGAGCAGGCGGATTTTCAAATCACGGATAAACGGTCCGATCTGTTTTCCGCAGGCGTCGTGCTGGCGCACCTGGTGCTTGGATACAATATTTTCAAGGGGCTCACCGCCGAAGAATCGCGCCAACGGGTCATTAAGCAGCCGATCCCCGACTTTCGCACCTTGGACGCCCGGGTGGACGACCGATTAAACAACATTTTACAGCGTTGTTTGACCCGGGATCGCCAGCAACGCTTCGCCACCGCGGATGAGTTGATGTACGAGCTGGAGTATTACATCTACCACGGCGGCTATGGCCCCACCAACGAGACGCTGGGCAAATTCATCCGCGAACTGTTCGGCCAACCTTCGTCCGCAGCGCAAACCGCGGAATTACAGAAGCGGACCGAACTTATGGAAAACAGTTCCCGGCTCCACGCCAACTCGTGACGCAATGAAACGACGCACCTCAAATTCCATTGTTCGCCTCGGCCTGTTACAACACGCCTGCGGTCCGGACCCGATTGCCAATCGCAAAAAAGCCCTGACGCTGGCGGAACGTGCCGCTAAACAGGGCGCGCAAATCATCTGCACGCAGGAATTGTTCACCTCGCAATACTTTTGTCAGAGCGAAGATCACGACTGTTTTCAACTGGCCGAACCCATTCCCGGACCGAGCACGCAGGCGTTCCAAAAACTGGCCAAGCGGCATCAAGTTGTCGTGATCGCGTCGCTTTTCGAGAAACGCACGGCGGGGGTTTATCACAACTCCGCCGCCATCATTGACGCGGATGGAAAATTGCTCGGCACGTATCGCAAGATGCACATTCCGGATGACCCGTTGTACTATGAGAAATTTTATTTCACGCCGGGCGATTTGGGTTTCCGCGTGTGGCATACACGCTACGGCAAAATCGGTGTTTTGATTTGTTGGGATCAATGGTATCCGGAAGGCGCGCGACTCACCGCCATGCAAGGCGCGCAAATCCTGTTCTATCCCACCGCCATCGGCTGGCATCCGAGCGAAAAACCGTCACACGGAGACAAGCAACACGGCGCCTGGGAAATCATTCAGCGCAGCCACGCCGTAGCCAACGGATGCTACGTCGCGTCGGTGAACCGGGTTGGCCATGAAATCCTCTCCACCGTGGGCGGCGCGGGAATCGAGTTTTGGGGCCAAAGCTTTGTTGCCGGCACCGCCGGTGAAATTCTGGCCAAGGCCGGCAACCACCAGGAAGAAGTCCTCATTGTCCCCGTGGATCTGGCGCAAGTGGACCTCACCCGCACGCACTGGCCATTTTTGCGGGATCGCCGAATTGACGCTTACGGTGACATCACCCGCCGACTCATTGATTGACTTGGGAAACTGACCCTGGCTTGAGGTGCGGTTTTCCTTTCGCTCCGCTTGCTCCCCTGCCCGTTTTACATCAACATTCTCGCACAATGAAAAAGAAATCGTCTGCTCATACCGAACCGAACCTTCGCCCTTTTTCCAGCGCCTTGCTCGACGGACCGGAACGCGCCGCCGCGCGCGCCATGTTGTATCCAGTCGGCTTTCGCGCGGAAGACTTCAAAAAGCCGCTCATCGGGGTGGCGTCCACCTGGAGTGACGTCACGCCATGCAACATGCACATTGACGATCTCGCCCTGGCGGCCGAAGCCGGCGTCAACGCCAACGGCGGCAAGGCGATTGTCTTCAATACCATCACCGTCTCCGACGGCATCTCGAATGGCAATGAGGGCATGAAATACTCGCTCGTGTCGCGCGAAGTCATTGCGGACTCAATCGAAACCGTGGTCGGCTGCGAAGGCATGGACGGCTACCTCGCCATCGGCGGTTGCGATAAAAACATGCCCGGGGCCTTGATTGCCATGGCGCGCATGAATCGGCCCGCCGTTTTCGTTTACGGCGGCACCATTTTACCCGGATTGCTCAAGTCGCCACATTCACCCGGCGGCGACAAGGAAGTTGATATTGTTTCCGTCTTTGAAGCCATTGGACAACACGCCGCGGGCAAAGTCAGTGACGAGGAATTGCACGCGGTGGAGTGTTGCGCCATTCCCGGGCCGGGCGCCTGCGGCGGCATGTACACCGCCAACTCCATGGCCAGCGCCATCGAAGCGCTGGGTATGAGTCTGCCCAACAGTTCGGCGCAGAACGCCATTTCCAAGGCGAAGCTCGAGGATTGTCGTCGCGCTGGCGCGGCGGTGGTGAACATGTTGCGCCAAGGCATCCGACCGCGTGACATTCTCACCCGCAAAGCCTTCGAAAACGCAATCACCACCGTTATCGCGTTGGGCGGTTCAACCAATTGCGTGTTGCACCTGTTGGCCATCGCCCAGGCCGCGAACGTAAAACTCTCGATTGACGATTTCACCCGCATCGGCAAACGCGTGCCGGTACTGGCGGACCTGCGACCGAGCGGCACTTTCAGCATGAGCGCACTGGTGGCAATCGGCGGAATTCGGCCCCTGATGAAAACCTTGTTGGATGCCGGTTTGCTTCATGGTGATTGCCTTACCGTCACCGGCGAAACCATGGCGGCAACCCTGGCGGACGTGAAACCTTACCCGCCCGGTCAGAAGATCATTTATCCACTGGATAACCCGATCAAGAAAGACAGCCATCTGGTCATTTTCTACGGCAACCTCGCGCCCGAAGGCGCGGTCGGTAAAATCACCGGCAAGGAGGGCACACGTTTTGAAGGTAAAGCCATCGTGTTCAAGGGCGAAGAAAAAGCGTTGCACGCCATTCTCGATGGGACGGTCAAAGCCGGTCACGTTGTGGTCATTCGTGGCGAAGGGCCGAAAGGCGGTCCCGGAATGCGCGAAATGCTTTCCCCGACGAGCGCCATCATGGGCAAAGGTCTGGGCAAAGACGTGGCGTTGCTGACCGATGGCCGGTTCAGCGGCGGCAGCCACGGATTTGTGGTCGGCCACGTCACGCCGGAAGCCTATGTAGGCGGTCCGATCGCGCTCGTGAAAAATGGCGACAAAATCATCATTGATTCCGTCAAACGCACGCTCACGTTGGCCGTGCCCGCCAAGGAACTGGCGAAGCGAAAGAAAGCCTGGAAGCAACCTAAACCGCAGTACACCCGAGGCGTGCTGGCCAAGTTTGCCGCGCACGTGACCAGTGCTTCGCAAGGCGCCGTGACCGATCTCGATTTGAAATTGTAACCTCGGCAAACGGTCGCCAATGCGGTAGTTCCCGCTGTCGCGCCAAGGTGGCAACCCCTCTGGGGCTGCGCCTGCCTTCGCGCTGGTTGACGCATGCCATGATCCTGTCATAAAATGACAACATCATGGCTGTTCAAAAACCTGAACCGCCCGTCTCCCGGCGGCGAGCACAACGCGGTTGGTCACAAGCCGAACTGGCGCGGCGCGCGGATATTCCCCGCACCACCATCAGCGCCATTGAAGGCGAACGCCTCACCCCTTCCGTCACCACGGCATTGGCCTTGGCGCACGCGCTCGAATGTTCCGTTGAGGAGTTGTTCAGCGACGCGACGTTGCCCGCACCCACCGGGCCGACCTGGGCTTGGATGCCCCGGACGGAACCGTGCCGGTATTGGGAAGCGGAAGTGGGCGGACGCCGCTTGCTCTACCCGGTGGAAAGCCTGGCGCTGAACGTGATTCCGCATGACGGCGTGTGGCGCGGCGGGCCGGGCCGGGATGTCGGTGAAACCCTGGCGACGTCCACATTGGTGTTGGCGTGTTGCGATCCTGCCGCCGGCTTGCTGGCCGCGGAATATGCGCGGGCCAGTGGTTTGCGGCTGATCGTGTTTCCGCGCAGCGGTGGCGAGGCCATTGATTTGTTGAAGCGCGGTTTGGTGCATCTGGCGGGACTGCACCGCTCCACTCAGGAGCATCCCGAGCGCAATCTGGAAACGGTACGCGAAGAGTTGGGCAACGGTTTCCGTCTGGTACGCGTGGCGGACTGGCAGGAGGGGTTGGCGCTTCGGACGGACTGGCGTGCGCGCTCGCCTTCGAGCATCGCCCGTCAGGTGCAGCGCTGGGCGTTGCGTGAGACCGGTTCAGCAGCGCGGGAATGTCTTGATCAACTCCATGCCGGCGCCTCGGGTCAAACGGTTCACAGTCATGGCGCCGTTGCGGAAGCCATTCGCGGCGGCTGGGCGGAAGCGGGCGTATGTGTGCGGCTGTCCGCCGAGGAATCGGGCCTGAACTTTCTGCCGGTTCGCACCGAGGCTTTGGACTTTTGTTTCTCCGGAAAACGCCAACACGATCCTCGCTTACAAGCGCTCCTGCGACTTTTGCGCAGCCGCTCGTACCGCCAGATGGTTGGCGAATTGCCCGGGTACGATGTCCAACACACCGGCGAAGTTCTCTCAGTCTGACTGGCATGGTCCCCGTTCCGTCCAATCCGCCCGCAACCAACCAGGCGTTCACGCTGATCGAACTTCTGGTGGTTATCGCCATAATTGCCGTGTTGGCGGGACTGCTATTGCCCGCGCTGTCACGAGCGAAGGAAAAATCCCGGGCAACCCAGTGCATCTCAAATCTGCGTCAATGGGGACTCGCTGTGCAAATGTATGCGGAAGATCACGACGGTTTCCTGCCGCATCCGGATGATCGCCGCCGCGATGGCGGCACCCTTGGTTCGACAACGCATCCCGAGCATGATTTCAGCTACGTGGATCTGCTGCCTGCGTATCTCGGTTCCACGGCGTGGCGAGACTTCCCGGCGGACGCAAAGCCCACCGGCGGAATCTGGCAGTGCCCCTCCGTCCGATTGTTGGCGGAAACCGAATACGATTATCGCCCGGTCACTGAAGGCTATCACAGCTACGCAATGAACTCCTATCTTGCGCATGATTTCCTCTACGGTTTGCCGTGGGGCGCAGAGTTGCAACCGAGCTTCCTAAAATTGTCGCGAGCAGCCGCTCCCTCCCGCACCGTCGCAATGTTCGAGCAGACCCTTGATCCCCGGGCGGGTTACGGTCAGGCGGGATCGTTCCGCCTGGCTGGATATCAAACCGCCGAGGACGCACGCGCCGCCACCGAGCGTCATGCCCGACGGCGAAGTGAATTGGGCGGCATCGTGCTGCATCTCGACGGTCATGTGCGCTGGCGCAACGATCTTTGGGACAAGTCGCGCTCCAATCCACGCATCCCGCAACGGGGCGATCTCACCTGGTTTCCTTACTATTACTAAACCAACTCGATTCAAATGAAACTTATGCCATCCAGCATCAAATTTGACATCACCCTCACGAACACATTCCGTCGCCGCCAATGGAAATGGCTGGCCACCGCTTTGGCGATTGGCAGCCTGCCGTTACTGATCCACGCCGTGGACTTCCCGATCACGACCGACACCTATCTGGACAGCCGCGCGGACAGTCAAACGGTGAACTTCGGTCTTAATGGGAGCGTGCGAGTTTTGGTGAATAGTGATACTTCGGTAACACGCGGATTGTTCGCCATTCCAGAAGCGTTGGGCGCGTATCCGCCCGAAGCCATTCAGGAAGCGCGGGTCTATTTTTATGTGTTTCAGGACAACACAAAGACTCGCGAGATTCGCCTCTATCCCTTGACCACGACATTTGTCGAAGGCACGGGAGGCACGGGGGCGGAGGCCACGGGCGCAACCTGGCTCGCTTCTGACGGCATCAATAATTGGACCACTCCCGGCGGGGATTTCGACAGCGACCACGCGGTGGTGGGAGTGAAGGAGCCAGTGTTGGACCCGGATCTCAACGACCGATTTTTCAGTTGGGACATCACCGAGCTGCTTACCAACAGCTTGACGCGATCCAACCTCCTGACGCACGGCGCAATTCTCATCATTGACGAATCTCCCATCCCCGCGACCAGCTCGGATCGCGCGCCGTTTACGTCCTCGGAAAGCACCTCCAATCCCGCGCCGTATTTACCCCGGATTGCGGTCACCCTGCGCGGCCCAATTCTGAGTCTGGTCAAATCAAGCCCGACTGAATTCCGTTTACATATCGCCAATGCCACCCCATCCCGATTTCATCGCATCGAACGATCCTTCGACTTGAGTTTGCCGGAGAATTGGACGGAGGTCGCCACCCTCGAGGCAACCGAAACTGAAATCAACTGGACCGACGCCGCGTTCGGCGCCGAAACAAACGTGTTCTATCGCGTAGTCGTCGAACCATGAGCGGCAACGGCCAATCACTGCCGCTCGTGCGGCTGGTCACCGGCGCGCGGGGCGCAGGCAAAACTCACTGGTGTGAAGGTGCGATCGCAAACGCGCGGGCAGCCGGACACGAGGTTCGGGGGCTGCTATCTCCCGGCGACTTTGTGGCTGGAAAGAAAATCGGCATTCGCGTGCGTGACCTTCATTCCGGAGCGGAACGCCCGCTGGCCAGAGCTCATGCTCCTTCCGGCGCGGACACAAAGCGCCTTTGGGATTTTGATGACAAGATCCTGACGTGGGCCAACGAACGGTTGCGAGCAGTGAGTCATTGCCACACGCTGGTGGTGGACGAAGTTGGGCCAATGGAATTGTTGGAAAACCGCGGATGGACGGCAATCTGGTCGGTCTTGCGCGACTGCGATTTCGCGCAAGCGATCCTGACGGTGCGACCCGCACTGCTTGAAACCTGTCAAACCCGAATCGGTCAACTCGGCGAGTTCAGTTGGGAAGTCATCTCTTGCCCAATCGGAAAGGACCTTAGTGCTTCACTCACGCAATAAACCGAATTTATCCGCTTGTTCTGAGGAGCGCACCCACTTCGGGCGCGACGCGAGAGCGCGCCAAACCACAGCCAGAACCGCGCTCTCCAACCCATTTCACTGGGTGGTTTTGGTCAAACACCATGCCGTTCACGTCGCACTGGTGGCGCTCTGTTTTTGCGCACTTACGGCCGGCGCGCAGTCTTCCCGTTTGACGTTGACCAACCATGCCGGACGCGAATTGCAATTGGCCGAATCGCCCGTGCGCCTCGTGGTGGCCGGGCGCGGTTCATTCATGATCGTCCACGCCGCCACGCTGTTCCCCGAGGCAAAGACTCGACTCCTGGCCGCCGCGGGCGGACGCCAGTTGCAGGGCGACGACCTCGATTTCCTGATCCAAGCCGGACGACTATCCACCAATCTGATGCGGCTCGGCGCGGAAGTCGGCCCCGAGCAACTTGCGCCGTTACATCCCGATCTCGTCTTGCTCAAGAGCGCTTCCGTGCGACTTAGCGACGCGCTGGCCAAGGTGCGCATTCCCGCATTCGATTTTGATTTGGAAACACCGGAGCAATACGAACAGGAGTTGATTGCTCTCGGCAACATCCTCGGCAACACGCAACGAGGTGTGGACTTGGCGGCTTATTACCGCGAATGTCGGACCAGGATCGCCAGTCGTTTGAGTGACGCGCCGCCCGAGCAACGCCCACGGGTTCTGTTGGTTCAAGCCTCGGTCCGCGGCGGGGCGCTTTCCTTCAGTGTGCCGGGGGTGGATTGGATGCAAACCCAACTGATCCAGATGGCTGGAGGGCTTCCGGTCTGGCAAAGTGCGGCTACGCGCAGTGGTTGGTCCGTCGTTGGTCTGGAACAGACGGCGATTTGGAATCCCGACGTAATATTGGTGGTGGACTATGGCGAGGGAAACAACGAGATGGCGACGCGCATTCGAGACGATCACACTTGGCAAAGACTGGACGCGGTGAAACGTGGCAAGGTCTGGACCTTTCCGCGCGATTTCGTCTCTTGGGATCAACCCGACCCGCGCTGGGCCTTGGGTTTGATGTGGACGGCCAAACGCCTGCATCCGGATCGCTTTACCGAACTAAACCTGTGGGCGGAAGTGGTGGCCTTCTACCGGTGGTACGGCCTGAATGAAGCCGAGGTAACGGCGCAAATCAAACCGCGACTGCGTGGTGACTGGCAATGAACTCATGACGCGTCCGCCCTGGCTTACTTCACCCTGGCTGCTGCCCGCGCTCTTGTTGCCGCTGATCCTCTTGTCGCTGTTGCTCGGGCGTTATCCGCAACCGCCGGGAATGTCGGTGCGCCTGCTTTGGGAGGATGAACTGGCCTGGGAATTGGTTTGGAATCTGCGCCTGCCGCGCGTCTGCGCCGCCGTGCTGCTGGGCATGGCGCTGGGTGGAGGCGGCGCGGTGCTGCAAATGCTGTTTCGCAACCCACTGGTCGAACCGGGTTTTCTAGGCGTATCCCAAGGCGCGGCGTTCGGGGCGGCGCTGGCCATCCTCTTCTTCAAAGGCGCGATCGTTTTATTGCCTTTGAGCGCCGGATTGTTTGCGTTGGGCGGACTAGCCTTATCCTACACGCTCGCGCGACATCTCAAATTTGGCGGTTGGATCATGCGCCTGATCCTGGCAGGCATCGTGGTATCCGCGTTATTTGCGTCAGGGCTTGGCCTGCTGAAAAGCATGGCGGACCCGCGGCGCGAATTACCGGAATTGACCTTCTGGTTGCTTGGCGGATTATGGGGTGTTTCCTGGAGCGATGTGCAACGCATGGTCGTCATCGTTGTTCCCGCCCTGGTTGTCATCGGTTTGATGCGCTGGCGCATTTCAATTCTCGCACTGGATGAGGCCACCGCGTTTTCGTTGGGGGTGGCGGCGGGACGCGAACGCGCCCTGTTGGTGGTGGCGGCAGTGGCGGCGACGGCGGCGGTCGTTTCTGTGGCCGGCATGGTGGGTTGGATCGGCCTGCTCGTGCCACACATTGCCCGGCGTTTATTAGGCGCAGATGCGCGTCATTCCCTGCCGGGCGCCATGTGGCTGGGCGGTATCTTTGCCCTGGGCTGCGATGATCTGGCCCGCTTCCTGACGGCGGGAGAAATTCCACTCGGCATTCTCACCTCCCTGATCGGAGCGATTGGTTTCACCGTCATTCTCCTGCGGGGAGCAAAGTTGACTCGCGAATGAAACCGCCCCAACCCATCTTGCGTCTGGAACGGATCGTCTTCAGTTATACGAAGGCCGAACCGGTGTTGCGCGACGTTTCGCTGAGCCTCACCACGGGTGCGCTCACCGCCATTCTCGGCCCGAATGGCGGCGGCAAAACCACATTGCTACATTTGTTGCTCGGTTGGTTGCAGCCACAAGCGGGCGTATTGCATCTGAACGACCGGCCATTGAGCGCTTTCAGCCATCGAGAACGCAGTCGCCTGATCGGGTTGGTCCCGCAAAGCGAACACATTCCCTTCGAGTTTACATTGCTGGACTATGTCTTGCTCGGGCGTGCCCCGCATCTCGGCCCGTTGGAGTTGCCGGGAGCCCCAGACCTGGCGGCGGCGCGGCAAGCCATCCAGCGCGTCGGGTTGAATGAACTGATCTCGCGTCCACTGACGCACATGAGTGGCGGCGAACGCCAACTGGCGACGATCGCCCGCGCGTTGACGCAACAACCCGCCGTTCTCCTGCTGGACGAGCCTACCTCACACCTCGACCTCGCCAATCGTCGCCGCGTGCGCGACGTGTTGCGCCAACTGGTCAGCGATGGGATTACCGTGATCTGCACCACGCACGACCCGGCTTTGGCGGCGGGGATGGCCGATGCCATCGTCTTGATGCGCGCCGGCGAAGTTGTTGCCGCTGGTCCGACTGAAACTACCTTGACCTCGGAAAAGCTCAGCGCAACCTACGGCCTGTCGGTTCGCGCCCGCCGCATTGACAATGATTGGTTGATCACTTCATAAAGGCACACCGCCACGTCATGCGCATCGGCACCGAAAACGCGATCCTGAGTTACGTCGTCGCGCGTTTCATCCGCGATTTAATTTCCATGCTCGCCCGGGTCGAGTAGTCTTGCGGCATCGTTATGCCCAAAAAGTTCGCGCCCATCAAAGTCGCCACCAAAAAGCCTGCGCGTCTCGGCGCGGCAGGATTGTTGTCGGAGGTGCGCGGACTCATCCTCGCGGCGCGCGAGCAAGTAGCGCGGGCGGTGGATTCTGGTCTGGTCACGCTCTATTGGCACATCGGTCGCCGCGTGCATCAGGACATCTTGAAAGAAAAGCGCGCGGAATATGCCGCCGAAATTGTCGCTACGCTGTCGCGACAATTAGAGACTGAGTTTGGCCGGGGCTTCAGCGAAAAGTCGCTGCGGCATATGCTCCGGTTTGCCGAGGCTTTCCCCGATGAGCGAATTGTCTCCGCGCTGCGGAGACAATTGGGGTGGACGCATTTCAAGTCCATCATCTATCTCGAAGACCCGCTCAAACGCGACTTCTACGCCGAGATGTGCCGCATCGAAAAGTGGAGCACGCGGACGCTGGAGAAGAAAATTGGCGGGATGCTTTACGAGCGGACGGCGTTGTCGAAGAAGCCGGACAAACTCATCCGGCAAGAGCTGGCGGCGTTGCGCGAGGAGGACAAGCTCACGCCCGACCTCGTGTTTCGCGATCCTTACGTGTTGGATTTTCTGCGCCTGCGTGACACTTACGCGGAGCGCGACCTGGAAGCGGCCATCCTGCGCGAGATGGAGTCGTTCATCCTCGAACTCGGCGTTGGCTTTGCGTTTCTTGAACGACAGAAGCGCATCATGGTGGACAGTGAAGACCATTATCTCGACCTGCTATTTTATCATCGTCACCTGCGGCGGTTGGTGGCGATTGATTTGAAGTTGCGCGAGTTCAAGCCCGGTGACAAGGGCCAGATGGAATTGTATCTGCGCTGGCTCGACCGCCACGAGCGCAAGTCGGGCGAGGAAGCGCCCATCGGCCTGATTCTCTGCGCGGGTCAGCGGCAGGAGACGGTGGAGTTGCTCGATTTGGAGAAGTCCGGCATCCGCGTATCGTCTTACTGGACAAATGTGCTACCGAAGGAGCAGTTGCAGAAAAAGCTGCATGAGGCGGTGCGATTGGCGCGGGCACGATTAGTGGAGAAAACGGAGACGAAGAAGACCTCACCCAAGAGAAGGAAATTGTGATGAAAATGCATTGGAGTCGTTGGTCTTACGATTTATCGGGATTCATAAGAAACTTTATTGCAGGTTATTTTTGAAAAGTTTTTGCCAGGTTGAATTGCGAGCCTGCCGGTTCGCGCCCGCCGCGTTGACAATGATTGGTTGATCACTTCATGAACTCCAACTCCACCATTGACTGGCTCGCCCATTGGGGATCCCTGGTCCGGCAAAAGGACGCTGGCAGACCCGCCGCCACATCCGTTGCCGACACTGACGACAAGTGGCGAACCCGCGCGGCGGACTATGCCCGCCACGCTCCACTCCGGAACGAAGGTCGCCGGGTGACCCAAGCGGTTCTGGCCTCGGTCTGCCAGGCAGTACCCAATGCGACGGTGCTCGACATCGGAGCGGGAACGGGAATCTGGAGTGTGCCGCTGGCAAATTGGGCCTGCCGCGTCACCGCTTTGGAACCGTCCCCGGCCATGCGTGCGCAATTGGAAAAAGCGGTGGCGACGGCGGGCGTTGGCGACCGCGTAACGATTGATTCGCGGGCCTGGCCTGGCATTGAAATCCCAGGGCACGACGTAGCGCTATGTGCTCACGTGCTCTACGGCATCGCCGACTTTCGTGGTTGGATTGAAGCCATGACCTCGAACGCTCGCGAGTTGTGCGTGTTGCTGCTTCGCGCACCCGCCAGCAATGATTTCATGAATGAAGCGCGACGCTTGGTTCAGGAAACGCCCGCGACAAGACCCGATGCCTTTCTGGCCGTGAACGCGCTCTGGCAGATGGGAATTCGTCCCCACGTCTTGATGGAAGCCGTCGCGGCCCCGTACTCGGAAATCTACCCGGATCGCTCGGCGGCCTTGGCTGATTTGAAGCAAATGCTTCATTTGCAAGCCGAGTCGCGTTATGACCAATGCTTGACGGAACTGCTGGAGCGGCGGCTGAGTCGAACCCCTGAGGGCTTGCGACTACCGCCCCGACCACCCACTGCCATTCTGATGTGGCAACCGCCGGGCTACACTCGCACGCTGCTTGAACTACTGGCAGCGCTCACCACGAAATTCTCAACGGAACGCCCGTGAGATTGCGGAGGTGATTCAGTGGAAGGAAAGCTTTGATTGAAGTCCGAAGGAGGGATTGACTAGACTGCGGCTGCTTACCAGCTTCACTGGTATCGGTTAAATTTACATGGAGCATTCGATGGACAAACATGAATTGAAAAACAAAGTGGCATTGATTGGTGGCGGCGCCAAAAACCTGGGTGGGCTGATCAGTCGCACTTTTGCGCAGGAAGGCGCCCGGATTTGTGTGCA comes from the Verrucomicrobiia bacterium genome and includes:
- a CDS encoding class I SAM-dependent methyltransferase, giving the protein MNSNSTIDWLAHWGSLVRQKDAGRPAATSVADTDDKWRTRAADYARHAPLRNEGRRVTQAVLASVCQAVPNATVLDIGAGTGIWSVPLANWACRVTALEPSPAMRAQLEKAVATAGVGDRVTIDSRAWPGIEIPGHDVALCAHVLYGIADFRGWIEAMTSNARELCVLLLRAPASNDFMNEARRLVQETPATRPDAFLAVNALWQMGIRPHVLMEAVAAPYSEIYPDRSAALADLKQMLHLQAESRYDQCLTELLERRLSRTPEGLRLPPRPPTAILMWQPPGYTRTLLELLAALTTKFSTERP